In the Theobroma cacao cultivar B97-61/B2 chromosome 1, Criollo_cocoa_genome_V2, whole genome shotgun sequence genome, one interval contains:
- the LOC18612343 gene encoding protein NRT1/ PTR FAMILY 6.4, giving the protein MVLVGSHGEKDGSNDGTVVDFRGNPVDKSKTGGWLAAGLILGSELSERICVMGISMNLVTYLVGDLHISSAKSATIVTNFMGTLNLLGLLGGFLADAKLGRYLTVAISASVTALGVIFLTLATTISSMRPPPCDDYRRQHHECIEANGRQLALLYLALYTTALGGGGIKSNVSGFGSDQFDVTDPEEEKAMIFFFNRFYFGISIGSLFAVVVLVYIQDNVGRGWGYGISAGTMVIAVAVLLCGTPWYRFKKPRGSPLTVIWRVLFLALKKRNQSYPSHPSLLNDYENRKVPYTQRFKCLDKAAILDDNCAANANKSNPWMVSTVTQVEEVKMVLKLLPIWSTCILFWTIYSQMTTFTIEQATFMYRKVGSFEIPAGSFSAFLIISILLFTSLNEKVFVPLARKITHTVQGLTSLQRIGIGLILSIVAMLGAAIVEKERREMANQKNVKKSAFWLLVQFFLVGAGEAFAYVGQLEFFIREAPDRMKSMSTGLFLSTISMGFFVSSLLVSIVDHVTKKSWLRSNLNKGKLNNFYWLLAVLGFLNFLVFLTLASRHQYKTQLPIKPDSGERELKSLNGEMIEDLEKKASIQSVGNAEP; this is encoded by the exons ATG GTTTTAGTTGGTAGTCATGGTGAGAAAGATGGTTCAAATGATGGAACTGTGGTTGATTTCCGGGGGAATCCGGTGGACAAGTCCAAAACTGGTGGATGGCTTGCTGCTGGGCTCATCTTAG GATCGGAGCTCTCAGAGAGGATATGTGTGATGGGCATATCGATGAACTTAGTGACATACTTAGTTGGAGATTTGCATATTTCATCAGCAAAATCTGCAACTATAGTTACCAACTTCATGGGCACTCTCAATCTTCTTGGTCTCCTTGGAGGCTTCTTAGCCGATGCCAAACTTGGCCGATACTTAACAGTTGCAATCTCCGCATCCGTAACAGCTTTG GGGGTGATTTTCCTAACGCTGGCTACAACAATTTCAAGCATGAGGCCTCCTCCCTGTGATGACTATAGAAGACAGCATCATGAGTGCATTGAGGCAAATGGCCGGCAACTGGCTTTGCTGTATCTGGCACTGTACACAACAGCGCTTGGTGGTGGGGGAATAAAGTCTAATGTTTCTGGTTTTGGCTCTGATCAATTTGATGTGACGGATCCCGAGGAGGAAAAGGCTatgattttcttcttcaatagGTTCTATTTTGGCATCAGCATCGGGTCTTTATTTGCCGTGGTTGTGCTGGTATATATACAAGACAATGTAGGAAGAGGGTGGGGATATGGAATTTCTGCAGGAACAATGGTGATTGCAGTGGCAGTTCTGCTTTGTGGAACACCATGGTACCGGTTTAAAAAGCCTCGGGGGAGCCCTTTAACTGTCATATGGAGGGTTCTGTTCTTGGCCTTGAAGAAGAGGAATCAGTCTTATCCTTCCCACCCCAGCCTTTTGAACGATTATGAGAACAGAAAGGTTCCCTACACACAAAGATTCAA GTGTCTTGACAAGGCTGCAATCCTAGACGACAATTGTGCTGCCAATGCAAACAAAAGTAACCCATGGATGGTATCAACTGTGACTCAAGTTGAGGAGGTCAAAATGGTCCTAAAGCTACTCCCCATTTGGTCCACATGTATCCTCTTCTGGACAATCTACTCCCAAATGACTACTTTTACAATTGAGCAAGCCACCTTCATGTATCGAAAAGTCGGTTCCTTCGAAATCCCTGCGGGCTCTTTCTCTGCCTTTCTCATCATCAGCATTCTCCTCTTCACTTCCCTAAATGAAAAAGTGTTTGTCCCCTTGGCTCGAAAAATAACCCATACTGTCCAAGGACTCACAAGCCTCCAGAGGATTGGAATTGGACTCATTTTGTCAATAGTTGCCATGTTGGGTGCTGCTATTgttgagaaagaaaggagagaaatgGCTAATCAGAAGAATGTAAAAAAAAGTGCTTTTTGGCTACTTGTTCAATTTTTCCTCGTGGGTGCCGGGGAAGCATTTGCTTATGTTGGACAACTTGAGTTCTTTATTAGGGAGGCACCAGACCGAATGAAATCCATGAGCACAGGGCTTTTCCTGAGCACCATTTCAATGGGGTTCTTTGTGAGCAGTTTGTTAGTGTCCATCGTCGACCATGTGACCAAAAAGAGCTGGCTTAGAAGCAATCTGAATAAAGGAAAGTTGAATAACTTCTACTGGTTACTTGCAGTATTAGGATTTTTAAATTTCCTGGTTTTTCTGACCTTAGCATCAAGACATCAGTACAAAACGCAGCTCCCTATAAAGCCTGACTCTGGAGAGAGGGAACTTAAGAGCTTGAATGGTGAAATGATAGAAGACTTAGAGAAGAAAGCAAGCATTCAATCAGTGGGAAACGCAGAGCCGTAG